The proteins below are encoded in one region of Apium graveolens cultivar Ventura chromosome 4, ASM990537v1, whole genome shotgun sequence:
- the LOC141718538 gene encoding uncharacterized protein LOC141718538, with protein MHTPLLAKPLLDETLYLYLAVAENALSAVLVKEELKVQKPIYDVSKILHGAEMNYLIEKFSFALVMASRKLRPYFQAHKIEVLTNQPLKNIIHSPKASGRLLKWSIELGAFDIKFNP; from the coding sequence ATGCATACACCGCTATTGGCCAAACCACTTCTTGATGAGACCTTATACTTGTATTTGGCTGTtgcagaaaatgccttgagcgcgGTATTGGTAAAGGAAGAACTTAAAGTCCAGAAGCCTATATATGATGTAAGTAAGATCCTGCATGGAGCTGAGATGAATTATTTGATTGAAAAGTTTTCTTTTGCTTTGGTAATGGCATCaaggaagttgcgtccttactttcaggctcataagattgaagtGTTGACCAATCAGCCTTTGAAAAACATTATACACAGTCCCAAAGCCAGTGGGAGGCTGCTTAAATGGTCCATAGAACTGGGAGCATTCGACATTAAGTTCAATCCATAA